The genomic stretch GAGCGCAAGCTGGCGTGGTTCGCGCGGAAGGTCTACACCGAGCGTGAGATGGCCTACGCGATGCGCAAGCGCAACTGGCCAGAGCGTCTCGCCGGATTCTTCGCGGCGAAGGAGGCGACGCGTAAGGCCTTCGGGCACGCGATTCCATGGCGATGGGTCGGGGTCGCGCACGAGCGCAGCGGCAAGCCGATCATCGAGCTGCGCGAGCGCGCCGAGCCGCTGCTGCGCACCCGCGGCATCCGCGTAATCCACCTGAGCATCACGCACACGCAGGCGATGGCCGCGGCGTTCGTCATTCTCGAGTCGTGATCTACGTTTTGACGCCGAAAGCGATGCGCGCCGCCGATGCGGCCGCGATCGCGCGAGTCGGCGAAAACGAGCTGATGTGCAACGCCGGCTTGCGAATCGCCGAGCATCTGCGCGCGATGGCGCCGCAGGAGATGCCGATCGTCGCCTTCGCCGGGCCGGGCAACAACGGCGGCGACGCCTTCGCCGCGCTCGCCGAGCTGGCGCCGGTCTACGAATGCACC from Candidatus Binatia bacterium encodes the following:
- a CDS encoding holo-ACP synthase — protein: MTSTACVEVVAVIVGVGMDLAEVARYRFDERKLAWFARKVYTEREMAYAMRKRNWPERLAGFFAAKEATRKAFGHAIPWRWVGVAHERSGKPIIELRERAEPLLRTRGIRVIHLSITHTQAMAAAFVILES